One window of Mycoplasma cottewii genomic DNA carries:
- the tuf gene encoding elongation factor Tu: MAKEQFDRSLPHVNIGTIGHVDHGKTTLTAAITKVLAEQGGAEFKDYANIDNAPEERERGITINTSHVEYKTANRHYAHVDCPGHADYVKNMITGAAQMDGAILVVAATDGPMPQTREHILLSRQVGVPKIVVFLNKCDMVDDDEMIDLVEMEIRDLLTEYDFDGEGAPVIRGSALGALNGDAKWVGAISELMDAVDEYIPTPQRDSDKTFLMPVEDVFTITGRGTVATGRVERGTVKVNEEVEIIGLKDEPTKTVVTGLEMFRKLLDFAEAGDNVGALLRGVDRNSIERGQVLAKPGTIKPHTTLKASVYALTQEEGGRHKPFFNKYRPQFYFRTTDVTGEVTLPEGTDMVMPGDNVEMEIALIKPVAIEEGTKFSIREGGRTIGAGTVISIEK; this comes from the coding sequence ATGGCAAAAGAACAATTTGACCGTAGTTTACCTCACGTTAATATTGGTACAATTGGACACGTTGACCACGGGAAAACTACTTTAACTGCTGCAATTACTAAAGTTTTAGCAGAACAAGGTGGAGCAGAATTCAAAGATTACGCAAACATTGATAATGCACCAGAAGAAAGAGAACGTGGAATTACTATCAACACTTCACACGTTGAATATAAAACAGCTAACAGACACTACGCACACGTTGACTGTCCAGGACACGCTGACTACGTTAAAAACATGATTACTGGAGCAGCACAAATGGATGGAGCTATCTTAGTTGTGGCTGCAACTGATGGACCAATGCCTCAAACAAGAGAACACATCTTATTATCAAGACAAGTTGGAGTTCCAAAAATCGTTGTTTTCTTAAACAAATGTGACATGGTTGATGATGATGAAATGATCGACTTAGTTGAAATGGAAATTAGAGATCTATTAACTGAATACGACTTCGATGGAGAAGGAGCACCAGTTATTAGAGGATCAGCTTTAGGAGCATTAAACGGAGATGCTAAATGAGTTGGAGCAATTAGCGAATTAATGGATGCAGTTGATGAATACATCCCAACTCCTCAAAGAGATTCAGATAAAACTTTCTTAATGCCAGTTGAAGACGTATTTACAATTACTGGACGTGGAACTGTTGCTACTGGACGTGTTGAAAGAGGAACAGTTAAAGTTAACGAAGAAGTTGAAATCATCGGATTAAAAGATGAACCAACTAAAACAGTTGTTACTGGATTAGAAATGTTCAGAAAATTATTAGACTTCGCTGAAGCTGGAGATAACGTTGGAGCATTATTACGTGGAGTTGACAGAAACTCAATCGAACGTGGACAAGTTTTAGCTAAACCAGGTACAATTAAACCTCATACAACTTTAAAAGCATCTGTTTATGCATTAACTCAAGAAGAAGGTGGACGTCATAAACCATTCTTTAACAAATACCGTCCTCAATTCTACTTCCGTACAACTGACGTTACTGGAGAAGTTACTTTACCAGAAGGGACAGACATGGTTATGCCAGGTGACAACGTAGAAATGGAAATCGCTTTAATTAAACCAGTTGCTATTGAAGAAGGAACAAAATTCTCAATCCGTGAAGGTGGAAGAACTATCGGAGCTGGAACAGTTATTTCAATCGAAAAATAA
- a CDS encoding ABC transporter permease gives MKLRLVLKQSLRDFRSRKILYSIFLLFLIVAFSIITGLFSFQFKFDQYFDDMFKPAANIAFNYPRFASSNKKDDDKFAGFIDNNDNLYKYVDDIFKNIDNDKYKEFEKQNILKSSIKEYIDVIGNHRGDLEKYDEIEDQNVKQIGKEIFHYFCDEQIQGYKSTTRSFSKNLLMQYLEDSKEKYKIHNQWFRWSHWVTLEDRFGSSKVYLETIPEIRDFWENKKDFDEKVNHNFKFKNQVKIESQINVSKLTDEQKQSIKDQKYFFASPKYVKNNNLKLGEYYEFKTSVGWTKLMLVGTCYSLDSIFEKDSSKEAHIFLPPNFNHIKYWFDMIEIAFDSSAAKDYKKFNNLFLKDFELNQPNDVAFKDHTLDRTFYNNKQYANDAIKAKNILLAVNSGISILMIFLVCAVFYFIADQLVKLQRENLSFLRSLGVNKLKLSLLTISSIIFPLIISLIIGISTSSFISQIFVDAVKNEYPFIWPNSLFSEKTTFLLIFISIVMFIMFILVTATKLSDKNLSIYSVNESKAPKLGYKLFKKTINQAPSNIKIGFAFSFKNIYKNIVTFVLLLISFTTLFYSVQFNSSVKNSIESIRQAYKPYESVKLQNSLPVTYDASDLTDKETNNRKLSYSSIQSLEGITSINSIEDLINALLNTTFSGDDIKNYMISQELIHKIENTDPEKFIDDLINEIDKSKIGNKDQKEFMKKMIDDHKQQIISTDQKIIDFIKEYRTKLSLINNKYNDPDIAVPINLLFGKSLSFKSEENSIASYWSHSLMYSSNINKYNGLAHERFRWTTGIAVNSDDEISKNFALKDIEKEIKNKFKDSKTISVERFKVDKKTREVPVLNVAATDTFIKESNARLGDILKITLGTAFQSDQVDSFPFVYIKIAKVYNRQNIYSGLYFDKKDFINMLYNYNYLTSDDQKDVDIQVNDEIKNIIEPMRDGINNDGDFLNNTNFSKDELPINNQYFTLPIYSSLSVLNQNNQWTTCYNPESDGKQITNYWFPITEHSNDINADIESSFLVTYLKSMANNSFNFNKFAEIVQKQLDPLTRAIQKVLYYLVVVSISISMILIILILYENRRTIILFKAMGYKLKEINRYLIFGYVVAATLSVGFAILIVNRIILMLGSQFTDTFNLTLSFYWSVSFILICIIPFVLFIVMMLISVKAFTSKQSPKNIFQEA, from the coding sequence ATGAAATTAAGACTTGTTTTAAAACAATCACTTAGAGACTTTAGATCTAGAAAGATTTTATATTCTATTTTTCTATTATTCTTAATAGTAGCTTTTTCTATTATTACAGGTCTTTTTTCATTTCAATTTAAGTTTGACCAATACTTTGACGATATGTTTAAACCTGCTGCTAATATAGCTTTTAATTATCCTAGATTTGCAAGTTCTAATAAAAAAGACGATGATAAATTTGCTGGTTTTATAGATAATAATGACAATTTATATAAATATGTAGATGATATTTTTAAAAATATTGATAATGATAAATATAAAGAATTTGAAAAACAAAATATATTAAAATCTTCTATAAAAGAATATATAGATGTAATAGGTAATCACAGAGGTGATTTAGAAAAATATGATGAAATAGAAGATCAAAATGTTAAACAAATTGGAAAAGAAATATTTCATTATTTTTGTGATGAACAAATACAAGGATACAAGTCAACAACTAGATCGTTTTCAAAAAATTTATTAATGCAATATCTAGAAGATAGTAAAGAAAAATATAAAATTCATAATCAATGATTTAGATGAAGTCATTGAGTAACACTTGAAGACAGATTTGGTTCATCAAAAGTTTATTTAGAAACTATACCTGAAATTAGAGATTTTTGAGAAAACAAAAAAGATTTCGATGAGAAAGTTAATCATAATTTTAAATTCAAAAATCAAGTTAAAATAGAATCTCAAATCAATGTATCGAAATTAACAGATGAACAAAAACAAAGTATAAAAGATCAAAAATATTTCTTCGCATCACCAAAATATGTTAAAAATAACAACTTAAAATTAGGTGAATATTACGAATTTAAAACAAGCGTTGGTTGAACTAAACTTATGTTAGTTGGAACTTGCTATAGTCTAGATTCGATTTTTGAAAAAGATAGTTCAAAAGAAGCGCATATTTTTCTGCCACCTAATTTCAATCATATAAAATATTGATTCGATATGATAGAAATTGCGTTCGATTCATCTGCTGCAAAAGATTATAAAAAATTTAACAACTTATTTTTAAAAGATTTTGAATTAAACCAACCTAATGACGTTGCATTTAAAGATCATACTTTAGATAGAACATTTTATAATAATAAACAATATGCAAACGATGCAATTAAAGCTAAAAACATATTACTTGCTGTTAATTCAGGTATTTCAATTCTAATGATTTTCTTAGTTTGTGCAGTCTTTTATTTCATTGCTGATCAATTAGTTAAATTACAAAGAGAAAATCTATCATTTTTAAGAAGCTTAGGAGTTAATAAACTTAAACTTTCATTACTAACAATTTCATCAATTATTTTCCCATTAATAATATCTTTAATAATTGGTATTTCTACTTCATCATTTATCTCACAAATATTTGTTGATGCTGTTAAAAATGAATATCCTTTCATATGACCAAATTCTTTATTTTCAGAAAAAACAACATTTCTACTTATCTTTATTTCTATAGTTATGTTTATCATGTTTATTTTAGTTACTGCTACTAAACTATCAGATAAAAATCTATCTATTTATAGTGTTAATGAATCAAAAGCACCAAAATTAGGTTATAAATTATTTAAAAAAACTATTAATCAAGCACCATCTAATATAAAAATTGGATTTGCGTTTTCATTTAAAAATATCTATAAAAATATAGTTACATTTGTATTATTATTAATTTCATTTACTACATTATTTTATTCAGTACAATTCAACTCATCAGTTAAAAATTCTATTGAATCAATTAGACAAGCATACAAACCATATGAATCAGTTAAATTACAAAATTCATTACCTGTTACATATGATGCTTCTGATTTAACTGACAAAGAAACTAATAATAGAAAATTAAGTTATTCTTCAATTCAATCACTAGAAGGCATAACATCAATTAACTCAATAGAAGATTTGATCAATGCATTACTTAATACAACTTTTTCAGGTGATGATATTAAAAATTATATGATTTCACAAGAATTGATTCATAAAATAGAAAATACAGATCCTGAGAAGTTTATTGATGATCTTATAAATGAAATCGATAAATCAAAAATAGGTAATAAAGATCAAAAAGAATTTATGAAAAAAATGATTGATGATCACAAACAACAAATAATTTCAACTGATCAAAAAATTATTGATTTTATAAAAGAATATAGAACTAAATTATCTTTAATAAATAATAAATATAATGACCCAGATATTGCTGTTCCGATTAATTTATTGTTTGGAAAATCTTTATCTTTTAAATCAGAAGAAAATAGTATAGCAAGTTATTGATCTCATTCTTTAATGTATAGTAGTAATATTAATAAATACAATGGATTAGCACATGAAAGATTTCGTTGAACAACAGGAATTGCTGTTAATAGTGATGATGAAATTTCAAAAAATTTTGCTTTAAAAGATATAGAAAAAGAAATTAAAAATAAATTTAAAGATTCAAAAACAATAAGTGTAGAAAGATTTAAAGTTGATAAAAAAACTAGAGAGGTTCCTGTTTTAAATGTTGCTGCAACTGATACTTTTATTAAAGAAAGTAATGCAAGATTAGGTGATATTTTAAAAATTACTCTTGGTACTGCATTTCAATCAGATCAAGTAGATTCATTTCCATTTGTTTATATAAAAATAGCTAAAGTTTATAATAGACAAAATATTTATAGTGGTTTATATTTTGATAAAAAAGATTTTATTAACATGTTATATAACTATAATTATCTAACTAGTGATGATCAAAAAGATGTTGACATTCAAGTAAATGATGAGATAAAAAACATAATAGAACCTATGCGTGATGGAATAAATAATGATGGTGATTTCTTAAATAATACTAATTTTTCTAAAGATGAATTACCAATAAACAATCAGTACTTTACTTTACCTATATATTCATCACTTTCAGTTTTAAATCAAAATAATCAATGAACTACTTGTTATAATCCAGAATCAGATGGAAAACAAATTACAAATTATTGATTCCCAATAACTGAACATAGCAATGATATAAATGCAGATATTGAATCATCATTTTTAGTAACTTATTTAAAATCAATGGCTAATAATTCTTTTAACTTTAATAAGTTTGCTGAAATTGTTCAAAAACAACTAGACCCGTTAACAAGAGCAATTCAAAAAGTTTTATATTACTTAGTTGTTGTTTCTATTTCTATTTCTATGATTTTAATTATTTTGATTTTATATGAAAACAGAAGAACAATTATTCTATTTAAAGCTATGGGATATAAGTTAAAAGAAATTAATAGATATCTTATTTTTGGATATGTTGTTGCAGCAACTCTATCAGTTGGTTTTGCTATTCTAATAGTCAACCGTATAATTTTAATGCTAGGTTCTCAATTCACTGATACATTTAATTTAACACTTTCATTTTATTGATCTGTTTCATTTATTTTAATTTGTATAATTCCATTTGTATTATTTATAGTTATGATGTTGATTTCAGTTAAAGCATTTACAAGTAAACAATCACCTAAAAATATATTTCAAGAAGCTTAA
- the rplI gene encoding 50S ribosomal protein L9 — MKVIFLQDVKGQGKKDEVKEVSDGYARNFLLPRKLVKLATDNSVNTLNTKLKVKEEEKQLAKAQNLAFKKSLEEVTLHFKLQTNDGKVFGSISNQDIVNQLNDLFKIELDKRKFVNFKNINSIGLSYVKIKLEFGIEALIKVEVKEA, encoded by the coding sequence ATGAAAGTAATTTTTTTACAAGATGTTAAAGGACAAGGAAAAAAAGATGAAGTAAAAGAAGTAAGTGATGGATATGCTAGAAACTTCTTACTACCTAGAAAATTAGTTAAATTAGCAACTGATAATAGTGTAAACACATTAAATACAAAATTAAAAGTTAAAGAAGAAGAAAAACAACTTGCTAAAGCTCAAAATTTAGCTTTTAAAAAATCTTTAGAAGAAGTAACATTACACTTTAAATTACAAACAAATGATGGAAAAGTTTTTGGAAGCATTTCTAATCAAGATATTGTTAATCAATTAAATGATTTATTTAAAATAGAATTAGATAAAAGAAAATTCGTTAACTTTAAAAATATCAACAGCATTGGTTTAAGTTATGTAAAAATTAAATTAGAATTTGGAATAGAAGCATTAATTAAAGTTGAAGTTAAGGAAGCTTAA
- the rpsR gene encoding 30S ribosomal protein S18, whose protein sequence is MAIRKFKKRKKVNFFQKNNIKYIDYKDVNLLKKFISNNGQILPRRITGTSPKDQRQLAAAIKRARQMALLPYVID, encoded by the coding sequence ATGGCTATTAGAAAGTTCAAAAAAAGAAAAAAAGTTAATTTCTTTCAAAAAAATAACATTAAATACATAGATTACAAAGACGTTAACTTATTGAAAAAATTCATTTCAAATAATGGACAAATTTTACCAAGAAGAATTACTGGAACATCTCCTAAAGACCAAAGACAATTAGCTGCTGCAATTAAAAGAGCACGTCAAATGGCTTTATTACCATACGTTATCGATTAA
- a CDS encoding ECF transporter S component: MAGLDNLRKLLLQSHNLAYFSLIVTVSTIFIYFIFKASKRFVRNYKNGFVYNERTKFDTKKITYISMMVAVSVSITTVISLTIPITVLPPIRIAFEGVMIKITGMIFGPIIGLIVGIVTEALTLMFVPSYIHIGYLVVAFSFGFWAGMTAYSFRLKNKWFTLSLITMFIVLSAGFMFWIMRGMQNLNPDDTRIFGIKVNPAVFPYLFLGMMGGTLVLIYLVTFVLEIRKKNQILNIILSIILLCIITEILVTVLSAAWADYQILTPGQIRDGTNGTENTYITMVVLRMIQVPVKLLFNTTVLTTVYVVLRPLIKVR, translated from the coding sequence ATGGCAGGATTAGACAATCTTAGAAAACTTTTGCTTCAGTCACATAATTTAGCATATTTTTCACTAATTGTTACGGTGTCTACTATTTTCATCTACTTTATTTTTAAAGCTTCAAAAAGATTTGTAAGAAATTATAAAAATGGTTTTGTTTATAACGAAAGAACAAAGTTTGATACTAAAAAAATAACATATATATCTATGATGGTTGCTGTTTCAGTTTCTATAACAACAGTTATCTCATTAACGATCCCTATTACAGTCCTACCACCAATAAGAATCGCTTTCGAAGGTGTTATGATCAAAATCACGGGTATGATATTTGGTCCAATTATCGGATTAATAGTAGGTATAGTTACTGAAGCTTTAACATTAATGTTTGTGCCTTCATATATACATATCGGTTATTTAGTTGTTGCCTTCTCATTTGGTTTTTGAGCAGGAATGACAGCATATTCATTTAGATTAAAAAATAAATGATTTACTTTAAGTTTAATTACTATGTTTATAGTTTTATCAGCTGGTTTTATGTTTTGAATCATGAGAGGTATGCAAAATTTAAATCCAGATGATACTAGAATCTTTGGTATTAAAGTAAATCCTGCGGTGTTTCCATATCTATTCTTAGGTATGATGGGTGGAACATTAGTTTTAATTTATTTAGTAACATTTGTTTTAGAGATTAGAAAGAAAAATCAAATATTAAATATTATTTTATCAATCATATTGTTATGTATTATCACTGAAATTTTAGTAACCGTTCTATCTGCTGCGTGAGCTGATTATCAAATATTGACTCCAGGTCAAATTCGAGATGGAACTAATGGAACTGAAAACACTTATATTACAATGGTTGTTCTGAGAATGATTCAAGTACCTGTAAAATTATTATTTAACACAACTGTTTTAACTACTGTTTATGTGGTTTTAAGACCTTTAATTAAAGTAAGATAG
- a CDS encoding M17 family metallopeptidase codes for MIKFNEKHEELTLVAVVDPKELKYVSQADCSTTLISEEKKIYMVIKKDGKDLFAKIRKAFKKFVASNKLSVNVDLDSFIEIAAECGCKSKVISAIYESISFESFKKVCYKKCECKTDVVYNLTTKEEVLPLIEKEEIKMEFVNFARTLQDTPPNIATSEYLADEIAKKAKTIDGLKVTILGRKEAEDLGMGLFLGVNAGSCYEPRAVVLEYIGDESQPKVALVGKGITFDTGGYNLKPTNFIEGMKFDMSGAAIMLSTVMALAKAKAKINIVGVGMFTDNRIGKTATLPESVLTSMNGLTVEIGNTDAEGRLVLADGITYAIREKQATEIWEASTLTGAMTIALGSWATGVFTHNDEKWKTLKEVSEKTGERMWRMPIFEEHVEKVKNDTIMADLTNSCKGREGGSSTAAAFLNEFAENKPFVHFDIAGTADIDGRGQGVLVRTLFEIFNK; via the coding sequence ATGATTAAATTTAACGAAAAGCATGAAGAATTAACCTTAGTTGCTGTAGTTGATCCAAAAGAATTAAAATATGTTTCTCAAGCAGATTGTTCAACTACACTAATTAGTGAAGAAAAGAAAATCTACATGGTTATTAAAAAAGACGGAAAAGATTTATTTGCAAAAATTAGAAAAGCATTTAAAAAATTTGTTGCTTCAAACAAATTAAGTGTTAATGTAGATTTAGATTCATTTATTGAAATTGCTGCTGAATGCGGATGCAAATCAAAAGTTATTTCAGCTATTTATGAATCAATTTCATTTGAATCATTTAAAAAAGTTTGCTACAAAAAATGTGAATGCAAAACTGATGTAGTTTACAACTTAACAACAAAAGAAGAAGTTTTACCATTAATTGAAAAAGAAGAAATTAAAATGGAATTTGTAAACTTTGCAAGAACTTTACAAGACACTCCACCAAACATCGCTACAAGTGAATATCTAGCAGATGAAATTGCTAAAAAAGCTAAAACAATCGATGGATTAAAAGTAACAATTTTAGGAAGAAAAGAAGCTGAAGATCTAGGAATGGGATTATTCTTAGGAGTTAATGCTGGATCTTGTTATGAACCACGTGCAGTTGTTTTAGAATACATCGGTGACGAATCACAACCAAAAGTAGCATTAGTTGGAAAAGGAATTACATTCGATACTGGTGGATACAACTTAAAACCAACTAACTTTATTGAAGGAATGAAATTCGATATGTCAGGTGCTGCTATCATGCTTTCAACAGTTATGGCATTAGCAAAAGCTAAAGCAAAAATTAACATTGTTGGAGTTGGTATGTTCACTGATAACAGAATCGGAAAAACTGCAACTTTACCTGAATCAGTTCTAACTTCAATGAATGGATTAACTGTTGAAATTGGTAATACAGATGCTGAAGGAAGATTAGTATTAGCTGATGGAATTACTTATGCAATTAGAGAAAAACAAGCAACTGAAATATGAGAAGCTTCAACTCTAACTGGAGCAATGACTATTGCTTTAGGTTCATGAGCAACAGGAGTGTTTACTCATAATGATGAAAAATGAAAAACACTAAAAGAAGTTTCTGAAAAAACAGGTGAAAGAATGTGAAGAATGCCTATTTTTGAAGAACATGTTGAAAAAGTTAAAAATGATACAATCATGGCAGATTTAACAAACTCATGTAAAGGTAGAGAAGGTGGAAGCTCAACTGCTGCTGCGTTCTTAAATGAATTTGCTGAAAACAAACCATTTGTTCACTTTGATATTGCTGGAACTGCTGATATTGATGGTCGTGGACAAGGTGTATTAGTAAGAACTCTATTTGAAATCTTTAATAAATAA
- a CDS encoding single-stranded DNA-binding protein, giving the protein MNRVCLIGRLTRDLELRTAAKNDAKFVFFTVAVSEYVSNGEERTNFIPCSAFNRTAENMAKYLSKGSLISVEGRVTTRSNKTPDGRVETIVNITADKVTFLESSKVNATRNASNFDNQMFDQDIMSNNSIPTSNSFENNSQNDSDDEFSILWE; this is encoded by the coding sequence ATGAATAGAGTTTGTTTAATAGGAAGATTAACAAGAGATTTAGAATTAAGAACTGCTGCAAAAAATGATGCTAAATTTGTATTCTTTACAGTTGCAGTTTCTGAATATGTTTCAAATGGTGAAGAAAGAACTAATTTCATTCCTTGTTCAGCATTTAACCGTACAGCTGAAAACATGGCTAAATATCTTTCAAAAGGAAGTTTAATTTCTGTTGAAGGAAGAGTTACTACAAGAAGTAATAAAACACCTGATGGAAGAGTTGAAACTATTGTTAACATTACAGCTGATAAAGTAACATTTTTAGAATCTTCTAAAGTTAATGCAACTAGAAATGCATCAAATTTTGATAATCAAATGTTTGATCAAGATATTATGTCAAATAATTCTATTCCAACTTCTAATTCATTTGAAAATAATTCACAGAATGATTCTGATGATGAATTTTCAATTCTATGAGAATAA
- the dnaB gene encoding replicative DNA helicase yields MKKELTKEQILDTENFVLSAAISNPNTLADITSRLQAEDFFFGTSKLIYQTILELNLKQKEISPISIIDFLNAKNMLKDAGGEDYIFNIAAQYWTDEGLESYIDRIHRLSIDRKLNNVIKELEAKRASGELEIDDLLKIAQTRLLDIDLESKQFEIESIGMVANKVIAKIRELESKPDSLTGVPSGFSSLDKCTSGWQSSDFIILAARPSVGKTAFSLNLAYNAASQGYPVAFFSLEMPAEQLTQRLLSRISSIDSWNLRSGKGLDREKWEHLLLAKDKLNKTPIYIDPTPGITIQQIRSKLYKMKRDHDIKLCVVDYLQLIAGSNYKDRQNEVSEISRQLKQIARETQIPIICLSQLSRRAETREDKRPMMSDLRDSGAIEQDADLVAFLYREDYYNKDLSESDKQKTELIIAKHRNGATTTVELRFIKDHGRFMDWN; encoded by the coding sequence ATGAAAAAAGAATTAACAAAAGAACAAATTTTAGATACTGAAAATTTTGTTTTATCAGCAGCAATTAGTAATCCAAACACATTAGCTGACATTACTAGTAGATTACAAGCTGAAGATTTTTTCTTTGGTACAAGTAAACTAATTTATCAAACTATTTTAGAATTAAATCTTAAACAAAAAGAAATATCTCCAATTTCTATTATTGATTTTTTAAATGCAAAAAACATGTTAAAAGATGCTGGTGGAGAAGATTATATTTTTAACATTGCTGCTCAATATTGAACAGATGAAGGATTAGAATCTTATATTGATAGAATTCATCGCTTAAGTATTGATAGAAAATTAAACAATGTTATTAAAGAATTAGAAGCGAAAAGAGCTAGCGGAGAATTAGAAATTGATGACTTACTAAAAATCGCTCAAACAAGATTGTTAGATATCGATCTAGAATCAAAACAATTTGAAATTGAATCAATTGGAATGGTCGCTAATAAAGTTATTGCTAAAATTAGAGAATTAGAATCAAAACCAGATTCACTAACTGGAGTTCCTAGTGGATTTTCAAGTTTAGATAAATGTACTAGTGGTTGACAATCATCTGATTTTATTATTTTAGCTGCTCGTCCGAGTGTTGGTAAAACTGCATTTTCATTAAACTTAGCTTATAATGCTGCAAGTCAAGGCTATCCTGTTGCTTTCTTTTCTCTAGAAATGCCAGCTGAACAACTAACTCAACGTTTATTATCTAGAATCTCATCAATTGATTCTTGAAATTTAAGAAGTGGTAAAGGATTAGATCGTGAAAAATGAGAACATCTATTACTAGCTAAAGATAAGCTTAATAAAACCCCTATTTATATCGATCCAACTCCAGGAATTACTATTCAACAAATTAGATCTAAACTATATAAAATGAAAAGAGATCATGATATAAAACTTTGTGTTGTTGATTATCTACAATTAATTGCTGGATCTAATTATAAAGATAGACAAAACGAAGTTAGTGAAATTTCAAGACAGTTAAAACAAATTGCAAGAGAAACTCAAATTCCTATTATTTGTTTATCACAATTAAGCCGTCGTGCTGAAACTAGAGAAGATAAACGTCCTATGATGTCAGATTTACGTGATTCAGGAGCTATTGAACAAGATGCGGATTTAGTAGCATTCTTATATCGTGAAGATTATTATAATAAAGATCTAAGTGAATCAGACAAACAAAAAACAGAACTAATAATTGCAAAACACAGAAATGGTGCAACAACAACTGTTGAGTTAAGATTTATTAAAGATCACGGTAGATTTATGGATTGAAACTAA
- the rpsF gene encoding 30S ribosomal protein S6, with translation MIRKYEVMYILDQDLKDTKELSTKLDNILTEGGKMIKSNDLGLIDFAYEINHKKKGFYRVVIVEATSAAIKEFERVAKIDKNVVRTLVLNTENNKNYEESVELSKTDMTKFEEEQREKKNFKRASFKREEASSKEVK, from the coding sequence ATGATTAGAAAATATGAAGTAATGTATATTTTAGATCAGGATTTAAAAGATACAAAAGAATTATCAACTAAATTAGATAACATTTTAACAGAAGGTGGAAAAATGATTAAATCTAACGATTTAGGTTTAATTGACTTTGCTTATGAAATTAATCATAAGAAAAAAGGATTCTACCGTGTAGTTATTGTTGAAGCAACATCAGCTGCAATTAAAGAATTTGAACGTGTTGCTAAAATTGATAAAAATGTTGTTAGAACTTTAGTTTTAAATACTGAAAATAATAAAAATTACGAAGAATCAGTTGAATTATCAAAAACTGATATGACAAAATTCGAAGAAGAACAACGTGAAAAGAAAAACTTCAAAAGAGCTTCATTCAAAAGAGAAGAAGCATCATCAAAAGAAGTTAAATAA